The sequence AGAGGCCGCAGCCGAAGAAGCACCGGCTGAGGAAGCCGCTGCTGAAGAGGCTCCCGCCGAGGAAGCTCCGGCTGAGGAAGCTCCGGCTGAGGAAGCTGCTGCCGAAGAAGAGAAGTCGGAAGACTGATTTCGGCCATGGCCAAGCCCGTCACCCTTGCTGCCGTTACCGGCGCGCATGGCGTGACGGGCGAGGTCCGCCTGAAGCTGTTCGGCGACGGCCTGGCCTCGCTGAAACCGCACAAGACATTCAACGACGGCGCGCTGACGCTGTCCAAGGTCCGCGACGACAACAAGGGCGGGGCAATCGCCCGCTTTGCCGAGGTCAAGGACCGCACCGCCGCCGAGAAGCTGCGCGGCACCACGCTCACCGTTCCGCGCGACGCGCTGCCGCCGCTGGAAGAGGGCGAGTACTA is a genomic window of Aurantiacibacter sp. MUD11 containing:
- the rimM gene encoding ribosome maturation factor RimM (Essential for efficient processing of 16S rRNA), which codes for MAKPVTLAAVTGAHGVTGEVRLKLFGDGLASLKPHKTFNDGALTLSKVRDDNKGGAIARFAEVKDRTAAEKLRGTTLTVPRDALPPLEEGEYYHTDLLGLAAVSASGAALGEVIAVHNFGAGDVVEIRKADGKTFMIPMRVEAVPGWDEETLTVSDDFAES